In Brevibacillus brevis, a genomic segment contains:
- the sufB gene encoding Fe-S cluster assembly protein SufB, giving the protein MAKKAPEIQDYQYGFHDKDVSVFRTKKGLTREIVEEISRIKDEPAWMLEFRLKALDIFNSLPMPKWGGDLDDLDFDSITYYVKPSEKQGRSWDEVPEEIKATFDKLGIPEAEQKFLAGVSAQYESEVVYHNMQEDLEKLGVLFCDMDSAVKLYPEIVKEYFSTVIPPADNKFAALNSAVWSGGSFIYVPKGVKVETPLQAYFRINSENMGQFERTLIIADEDSFVHYVEGCTAPIYSTDSLHSAVVEIIVKERARCRYTTIQNWSNNVYNLVTKRAVAYADANMEWIDGNIGSKLTMKYPAVIMKGPRAKGTVLSIAVAGKGQHQDAGAKMIHLAPDCTSTIISKSISRDGGKVTYRGLSQFGRKSEGSKSNIKCDTLILDKLSTSDTIPYNEIMNDNITLEHEATVSKVSEDQLFYLMSRGLSEAEATEMIVMGFIEPFTKELPMEYAVEMNRLIKFEMEGSIG; this is encoded by the coding sequence ATGGCTAAAAAAGCCCCTGAAATACAGGATTACCAGTACGGGTTTCACGATAAGGACGTATCCGTATTCCGTACGAAAAAGGGTCTGACCCGCGAAATCGTCGAAGAAATTTCGCGTATCAAGGACGAGCCAGCATGGATGCTGGAATTCCGTTTGAAGGCTCTGGACATTTTCAACAGCCTCCCAATGCCGAAATGGGGCGGCGATCTGGACGACCTCGACTTCGACAGCATCACCTACTACGTCAAGCCGTCCGAAAAACAAGGACGCAGCTGGGATGAAGTGCCTGAGGAAATCAAAGCGACCTTTGACAAACTGGGGATTCCGGAAGCGGAGCAAAAATTCCTCGCCGGCGTATCCGCTCAGTACGAATCGGAAGTCGTGTACCACAACATGCAGGAAGACCTCGAAAAGCTGGGCGTCCTGTTCTGCGATATGGACTCCGCAGTGAAGCTGTACCCGGAGATCGTGAAGGAATACTTCTCCACGGTCATTCCTCCGGCAGACAACAAGTTTGCTGCCCTGAACTCGGCAGTATGGTCCGGCGGTTCCTTCATTTACGTACCAAAAGGCGTAAAAGTAGAAACTCCGCTGCAAGCGTACTTCCGCATCAACTCCGAGAACATGGGTCAATTCGAGCGCACGCTGATCATCGCGGATGAAGACTCCTTCGTGCACTATGTAGAAGGTTGTACTGCTCCGATCTACAGCACAGACTCCCTGCACTCCGCAGTAGTAGAGATCATCGTAAAAGAGCGTGCTCGCTGCCGTTACACGACGATCCAAAACTGGTCCAACAACGTATACAACCTCGTAACTAAACGCGCGGTTGCTTACGCGGATGCGAACATGGAATGGATCGACGGCAACATCGGTTCCAAGCTGACGATGAAATATCCGGCGGTCATCATGAAAGGCCCACGCGCAAAAGGTACGGTTCTCTCCATCGCTGTAGCAGGAAAAGGACAGCACCAGGACGCAGGCGCCAAAATGATCCACCTGGCACCGGATTGCACGTCCACCATTATTTCCAAGTCCATCTCTCGCGATGGCGGAAAAGTAACCTATCGCGGCCTGTCGCAGTTTGGACGCAAGTCGGAAGGCTCCAAGTCCAACATCAAGTGCGATACGCTGATTCTCGATAAACTGTCCACGTCCGACACGATCCCGTACAACGAGATCATGAACGACAACATCACCTTGGAACACGAAGCGACTGTTTCCAAAGTGTCCGAGGACCAACTGTTCTACCTGATGAGCCGCGGTCTGTCCGAAGCGGAAGCGACCGAGATGATCGTCATGGGCTTCATCGAGCCGTTCACCAAAGAACTGCCGATGGAATATGCGGTTGAGATGAACCGTCTGATCAAGTTCGAGATGGAGGGAAGTATCGGTTAA
- the sufU gene encoding Fe-S cluster assembly sulfur transfer protein SufU encodes MSSLDDLYRRVIMDHYQKPRNRGKLEESEGLIVNLNNPTCGDSISLSLKVEEGKVVDAKFLGEGCSISMSSASMMTDAVKGKSVEEALQLAHAFSDLMQGKEIDDSLDLGDIEALSGVAKFPARIKCATLSWKALEQGIKQAEQE; translated from the coding sequence ATGTCTTCTCTTGATGATCTTTACCGCCGCGTCATTATGGACCACTACCAAAAACCGCGCAACCGCGGAAAGCTGGAAGAATCCGAAGGACTCATTGTGAATCTGAACAATCCGACCTGTGGCGACAGCATTTCGCTCTCCCTGAAAGTCGAGGAGGGCAAGGTGGTGGACGCGAAATTCCTGGGCGAGGGCTGCTCGATCAGCATGTCCTCCGCATCGATGATGACGGATGCCGTGAAGGGCAAGTCGGTGGAGGAAGCTCTCCAACTCGCCCACGCGTTCTCGGATCTGATGCAGGGCAAGGAGATCGACGATTCGCTGGATCTGGGCGATATCGAAGCCCTGTCCGGCGTCGCCAAGTTCCCGGCCCGTATCAAGTGTGCGACTCTGTCCTGGAAAGCTTTGGAGCAAGGCATCAAACAGGCCGAGCAGGAATAG
- a CDS encoding cysteine desulfurase — protein MDAKELRKYFPILHQEVNGHPLVYLDNGATSQKPIPVMEAMDKYYKAYNSNVHRGVHTLGNMATDAYEGAREKVRAFINAREAAEVVFTRGTTSAINTVAYGYARAVLKPGDEIVTTVVEHHANFIPWQQAAKATGATFKFIPLAEDGTVTLEAVKATITDNTKLVAIHHISNVLGDTTPIKEIAKIAHQHGALLLVDGAQGAPHKKIDVQDLDCDFYTFSAHKMAGPTGIGVLYGKREVLERVEPMEFGGEMIDFVELYDSTWKELPWKFEGGTPIIAGAIGLGAAIDFLNEIGMENIERHEKHLVKYAMEQMREIEGLTIYGPQEDRSSLITFNLASVHPHDLATVLDSYGIAVRAGHHCAQPLMRWLNCTATARASFYLYNTEEDADALVAGLKKTKEYFGNVFS, from the coding sequence ATGGACGCCAAGGAGCTTCGGAAATATTTTCCCATCCTTCACCAAGAGGTCAACGGACATCCGCTTGTCTATCTCGACAACGGGGCGACTTCTCAAAAGCCGATTCCGGTCATGGAAGCGATGGATAAATACTATAAGGCTTACAACTCCAACGTTCACCGCGGTGTGCACACCTTGGGCAACATGGCGACGGATGCATACGAAGGAGCGCGCGAGAAGGTTCGCGCGTTTATCAATGCACGCGAAGCCGCCGAGGTGGTATTCACCCGCGGAACGACGTCGGCGATCAATACCGTGGCGTACGGCTACGCTCGCGCGGTTCTGAAGCCGGGTGACGAGATCGTGACTACGGTCGTGGAGCATCATGCCAATTTCATTCCTTGGCAGCAAGCAGCCAAGGCGACCGGAGCTACCTTCAAGTTCATTCCGCTGGCGGAGGACGGTACCGTCACGCTGGAGGCCGTGAAAGCGACCATTACGGACAATACCAAGCTCGTCGCGATCCACCATATTTCCAACGTACTTGGGGATACTACTCCGATCAAGGAAATCGCGAAGATCGCGCACCAGCATGGCGCGCTCCTGCTGGTTGACGGCGCGCAAGGCGCTCCGCACAAAAAAATCGACGTCCAGGATCTGGATTGCGACTTCTACACGTTTTCCGCCCACAAGATGGCAGGCCCGACCGGTATCGGCGTCCTCTACGGCAAACGCGAGGTGCTGGAGCGAGTGGAGCCGATGGAATTCGGCGGCGAGATGATCGACTTTGTGGAACTGTACGATTCCACCTGGAAGGAGCTGCCCTGGAAGTTTGAGGGGGGGACTCCGATTATCGCCGGCGCTATTGGTCTCGGAGCCGCGATCGACTTTTTGAACGAGATCGGCATGGAAAACATCGAGCGCCATGAAAAGCACCTCGTGAAGTACGCGATGGAGCAAATGCGCGAGATCGAAGGATTGACGATTTACGGCCCGCAGGAGGACCGCAGCAGTTTAATAACATTCAATCTGGCTTCGGTGCATCCGCATGACCTGGCAACTGTGCTGGACAGCTACGGCATTGCAGTCCGGGCCGGCCATCACTGCGCACAGCCGCTGATGCGTTGGCTGAATTGTACCGCTACTGCACGGGCCAGCTTCTACCTGTACAATACGGAGGAAGACGCAGATGCACTGGTGGCGGGATTGAAGAAGACGAAGGAGTATTTCGGCAATGTCTTCTCTTGA
- the sufD gene encoding Fe-S cluster assembly protein SufD, translating to MSVDVQLRFDSEAITEYSKANQEPVWFLEKRLAGLKAAGELQLPALEKTKIDKWNTTEFDPFQTVAKAATAGELSDVVKGQIDVDSVKNLLVQKNASLVFEAVSEELKSKGVIFAPFAKALVEHADLVKKYVGEVVKYDEHKLTALHTAVVNGGVFLYVPKNVEIDEPLQAVFEVAGDHALLSPHVLIVAEANSKVNYVDTFVSGEGTSMVANSVVEVFVGAGASVQVASVRSLSAEVHDYSFRRATVDRDGKMEWILGEMNDGNTVANNTTILQGTGSTAETKSISVGTGSQRQNLTSQVQHIGTNSESDMVSKAVMTGEAVSILNGITKIEKGATKANGVQAENILMLSEKARGDANPILLIDEDDVKAGHAASVGRVSEESLYYLMSRGITRQNAERLIILGFLDPVVAQIPVEEVKNRLRQALERKLG from the coding sequence ATGAGTGTGGATGTACAGCTCCGCTTCGACTCCGAAGCGATCACCGAGTACTCCAAAGCCAATCAGGAGCCTGTCTGGTTCCTGGAAAAGCGCCTCGCCGGCCTGAAGGCGGCGGGAGAGCTGCAACTGCCCGCTTTGGAGAAAACGAAAATAGATAAATGGAACACAACCGAGTTCGATCCGTTCCAGACTGTTGCCAAAGCGGCGACAGCAGGGGAACTGAGCGACGTGGTCAAAGGTCAAATCGACGTCGACAGCGTAAAAAACCTGTTGGTGCAAAAGAACGCTTCGCTTGTGTTCGAAGCCGTTTCCGAAGAGCTGAAGAGCAAGGGCGTCATCTTTGCGCCTTTTGCAAAAGCGCTGGTGGAGCATGCCGACCTGGTAAAAAAATACGTTGGGGAAGTCGTTAAGTACGACGAGCACAAGCTGACAGCCCTGCACACAGCAGTGGTGAACGGCGGGGTGTTCCTGTACGTTCCGAAAAACGTGGAGATCGACGAGCCGCTGCAGGCTGTCTTTGAAGTAGCGGGAGATCACGCGCTGCTGAGCCCGCACGTGCTGATCGTGGCTGAAGCAAACAGCAAGGTGAACTACGTGGATACGTTCGTTTCCGGCGAAGGTACGAGCATGGTGGCCAACAGTGTCGTGGAAGTGTTCGTAGGTGCCGGGGCATCTGTGCAGGTAGCTTCTGTTCGCTCCCTGTCCGCCGAAGTGCACGATTACAGCTTCCGCCGCGCCACTGTAGACCGCGACGGAAAAATGGAGTGGATCCTGGGTGAGATGAACGACGGCAACACCGTTGCGAACAACACCACGATCCTTCAAGGAACAGGCTCCACAGCCGAAACCAAATCCATTTCCGTAGGAACGGGCTCCCAACGCCAAAACCTGACTTCCCAGGTGCAGCACATCGGTACCAACTCCGAATCCGACATGGTCAGCAAGGCCGTTATGACCGGAGAGGCAGTCAGCATTTTGAACGGTATCACCAAAATCGAAAAAGGCGCTACAAAAGCGAACGGCGTGCAGGCTGAGAACATCCTGATGTTGAGCGAAAAAGCTCGCGGAGACGCCAACCCGATCCTGCTGATCGACGAGGACGATGTCAAAGCGGGTCACGCGGCTTCTGTCGGACGCGTGAGCGAAGAGTCCCTCTACTATCTGATGTCTCGCGGCATTACCCGCCAAAATGCGGAACGCCTGATCATTCTGGGCTTCCTCGATCCGGTCGTGGCACAGATCCCGGTTGAAGAAGTGAAGAACAGGCTCCGCCAAGCGCTCGAAAGGAAGTTAGGCTAA
- the sufC gene encoding Fe-S cluster assembly ATPase SufC: MTAVPHLQIKNLRAKIEDKEILKGMNLEIKGGEIHAIMGPNGTGKSTLASTLMGHPKYEVTAGEVLINGEDLLEMSVDERARAGLFLAMQYPSEISGVTNSDFLRSAINARRGEGNEISLMKFIREMDKKMSTLEMDDSFAHRYLNEGFSGGEKKRNEILQMMLLEPTFCILDEIDSGLDIDALKVVANGVNEMRSADRGFLIITHYQRLLNYVKPDFVHVMMQGRIVKSGGPELAERLEAEGYDWIKEELGIEDETVNANV, translated from the coding sequence ATGACAGCAGTACCGCATTTGCAAATAAAAAACCTTCGCGCCAAGATCGAGGACAAAGAAATCCTCAAAGGTATGAACCTCGAGATCAAGGGCGGAGAAATCCACGCCATCATGGGACCAAACGGAACCGGTAAATCCACGCTGGCTTCCACACTGATGGGTCACCCGAAATACGAGGTAACCGCCGGCGAAGTGCTGATCAACGGGGAAGACTTGCTGGAAATGAGCGTAGACGAGCGTGCACGTGCAGGCCTGTTCCTCGCGATGCAATACCCGTCCGAAATCAGCGGTGTAACCAACTCCGACTTCCTGCGCTCCGCAATCAACGCGCGCCGCGGCGAAGGCAACGAAATTTCCCTGATGAAGTTCATCCGCGAGATGGACAAGAAAATGAGCACGCTGGAAATGGATGATTCGTTCGCTCACCGTTACCTGAACGAAGGCTTCTCCGGCGGGGAGAAAAAGCGCAACGAGATCCTGCAAATGATGCTTCTCGAACCAACCTTCTGTATCCTCGACGAAATCGACTCCGGTCTCGACATCGATGCGCTGAAAGTGGTTGCGAACGGCGTCAACGAAATGCGTTCCGCTGACCGCGGTTTCTTGATCATCACGCACTACCAGCGTTTGCTGAACTACGTGAAGCCTGACTTCGTACACGTCATGATGCAGGGTCGTATCGTGAAGTCCGGTGGTCCTGAGCTGGCTGAGCGCCTCGAGGCGGAAGGCTACGACTGGATCAAGGAAGAGCTCGGCATCGAGGACGAAACCGTAAACGCCAACGTGTAG
- a CDS encoding alanine/glycine:cation symporter family protein, which yields MEQVVTWLNDLIWSQALIYLCLGAGLFYSIATRFLQVRQMKDMITLMFDGKSSDAGVSSFQALSMALSGRVGTGNIAGVATAIAFGGPGAVFWMWVMAFLGSASGFVEATLGQVYKTKHDGQFRGGPAYYIEKGLKAKWYAVLFAIVTVIATGILLPGVQANSIASGMESAFGINPWVTGIVLALILGAIIFGGVKRIANVAQIVVPFMALGYILIALLIVFLNISELPGMIALIFNSAFGTEAAFGGILGSAIMWGVKRGIYSNEAGQGTAPHAAAAAEVSHPAKQGIVQAFSVYVDTLFVCSATAFMILITGMYNVTPEGAEPIVQKLGNVEPGPIYTQLAVESVLPGFGSPFVAIALLFFAFTTIMAYYYMAETNLTYLNGKAKRVWTEYVLKLFMMAMVVYGSVKSASLAWTLGDIGVGSMAWLNVIAILLLTKPALRVLKDYEAQKREGKDPVFDPVKAGVPDADFWEKEYVHPEADDVKLRKSGA from the coding sequence TTGGAACAAGTTGTGACGTGGTTGAACGATTTGATTTGGAGCCAGGCACTGATCTATTTGTGTCTGGGAGCCGGCCTGTTTTATTCGATTGCCACCCGATTTCTCCAGGTCCGTCAAATGAAGGACATGATCACCCTCATGTTTGACGGAAAGAGCTCCGATGCCGGCGTTTCGTCTTTTCAGGCGTTGTCGATGGCGCTGTCGGGGCGGGTCGGCACGGGCAATATCGCCGGAGTGGCCACCGCCATTGCGTTCGGGGGACCGGGAGCGGTCTTCTGGATGTGGGTCATGGCTTTTCTCGGATCGGCCTCGGGCTTTGTCGAGGCGACGCTGGGACAAGTCTACAAAACCAAGCATGACGGGCAGTTCCGCGGCGGACCGGCGTACTACATCGAAAAAGGGCTCAAGGCCAAATGGTACGCGGTCTTGTTTGCCATCGTGACTGTGATCGCCACCGGCATCCTTCTTCCCGGCGTTCAGGCCAACAGCATAGCCTCCGGGATGGAGAGCGCTTTTGGCATCAATCCGTGGGTGACGGGAATCGTTCTGGCGCTGATCCTGGGCGCCATCATCTTCGGCGGGGTCAAACGCATCGCAAACGTGGCGCAAATCGTCGTCCCTTTCATGGCGCTGGGGTATATCCTGATCGCCTTGCTGATTGTTTTCCTCAACATCTCAGAGCTTCCAGGCATGATTGCTCTCATTTTTAATAGTGCGTTTGGGACGGAGGCAGCGTTTGGGGGAATCCTCGGTTCCGCCATCATGTGGGGAGTAAAGCGGGGGATCTATTCGAATGAGGCGGGCCAAGGGACAGCTCCGCACGCTGCGGCTGCCGCAGAAGTGTCCCACCCGGCCAAGCAAGGGATTGTGCAGGCGTTTTCGGTGTACGTCGATACGCTGTTCGTCTGTTCGGCCACGGCTTTCATGATCTTGATCACGGGCATGTACAATGTGACCCCGGAAGGAGCCGAGCCGATCGTTCAGAAGCTGGGGAATGTCGAACCCGGTCCGATCTACACGCAGCTGGCCGTCGAATCCGTACTTCCGGGCTTCGGTTCGCCGTTCGTCGCGATTGCGCTGCTGTTTTTCGCCTTTACGACGATCATGGCTTACTATTATATGGCGGAGACCAACCTGACCTATCTGAACGGCAAGGCGAAGCGCGTGTGGACAGAGTACGTCTTGAAACTGTTCATGATGGCGATGGTCGTATACGGCAGCGTGAAATCCGCCAGCCTGGCCTGGACGCTGGGGGATATCGGCGTCGGCAGCATGGCGTGGCTCAACGTGATCGCCATCCTGCTGCTCACCAAGCCGGCACTGCGCGTCCTCAAGGATTACGAGGCGCAAAAGCGGGAAGGCAAGGACCCTGTCTTTGATCCGGTGAAAGCAGGGGTGCCGGATGCCGACTTCTGGGAAAAGGAATACGTGCATCCCGAGGCGGACGACGTGAAGCTCAGAAAGAGCGGCGCGTAG
- a CDS encoding MFS transporter produces MESLQTMPRTAAKKERFPLSLFSLTAGAFAIGMTEFVIMGLLPNVAHDLDVTIAQAGQLITSYALGVAIGAPILAVVTHRLPQKLLLCLLMVLFIIGNTVAALAPNYAVLMGARLFTALAHGTFFGVGSVIASNLVAPHRRAAAVSMMMAGLTVANIIGVPFGTYIGQHLGWRASFGAVVAMGIISLLGIAVLIPAIRQDQSSSLVRQFRALIQPKLLLVLGTGAIGCSSLFLVFTYIAPILIQVTGFAEHSVAWILVLFGFGVTFGNILGGRLADWKLMPTMIGTFALLVVVLVILGLVERIPAATVLMIFIWGVAAFCVLPGLQVRIMTLAKDAPALASTSNHSALNLGNAGGAFLGGLVITHVGLAELPWFGALLSLCGLLLSLVSLAWDRKTGEPQA; encoded by the coding sequence ATGGAATCATTGCAGACCATGCCGAGAACGGCTGCGAAAAAGGAGCGCTTTCCCCTTTCGCTCTTTTCGCTGACAGCAGGTGCATTTGCGATCGGCATGACGGAGTTTGTCATCATGGGGCTTCTGCCCAATGTGGCGCACGATTTGGACGTCACCATCGCCCAGGCGGGGCAGTTGATCACGAGCTACGCGCTCGGGGTAGCGATCGGTGCTCCCATTTTGGCGGTAGTGACTCATCGCCTGCCGCAAAAGCTGCTTCTCTGCCTGCTCATGGTGCTGTTCATCATCGGGAACACCGTGGCGGCACTGGCGCCGAACTATGCAGTATTGATGGGGGCACGGCTGTTCACGGCACTCGCCCACGGCACCTTTTTTGGTGTCGGCTCGGTGATTGCCTCCAATCTGGTGGCACCCCATCGGAGAGCTGCGGCTGTCTCCATGATGATGGCGGGATTGACTGTGGCGAATATCATCGGGGTCCCGTTTGGCACTTACATCGGCCAGCACTTGGGCTGGAGAGCTTCGTTCGGAGCGGTTGTGGCGATGGGAATCATTTCGCTCCTCGGAATCGCCGTACTCATTCCGGCCATTCGCCAGGATCAGTCATCCAGTCTCGTGAGGCAGTTTCGCGCGCTGATTCAGCCCAAGCTGCTGCTCGTCCTGGGCACGGGAGCGATCGGCTGCAGCAGCCTCTTTTTGGTCTTTACCTACATCGCCCCCATTCTGATCCAGGTGACGGGCTTTGCCGAGCATAGCGTGGCCTGGATTCTGGTGCTGTTTGGCTTCGGCGTCACGTTCGGCAATATTTTGGGCGGTCGGCTGGCGGACTGGAAGCTGATGCCGACGATGATCGGCACCTTCGCTTTGCTTGTAGTCGTGCTGGTGATCCTGGGGCTCGTCGAGCGGATCCCGGCGGCGACCGTACTGATGATCTTCATCTGGGGCGTGGCGGCGTTTTGCGTGCTGCCCGGCTTGCAGGTGCGGATCATGACGCTGGCAAAGGACGCCCCTGCGCTCGCATCCACATCCAACCATTCCGCTCTCAATCTCGGCAATGCCGGCGGGGCTTTCCTGGGCGGACTGGTCATTACGCATGTCGGACTGGCGGAGCTTCCGTGGTTTGGCGCGCTGCTGTCTTTATGCGGATTGCTTTTGTCCCTGGTCAGTCTGGCCTGGGACAGGAAGACGGGGGAGCCGCAAGCCTAG
- a CDS encoding IclR family transcriptional regulator: MKNEVGTLKKGLDVFMLILERPNLSIQEIIDTLKINRSTTYRLIHTLEQQQFIARNANNRYEVAESLRIKLLGERVAPSFEMDWIAVPQLLALSKKTDETVFCGVISGTEMVTTHVIDGHYAARTHAKIGDRHSLHHDAIGKCILAFQPAKRQEWVLDRIELTPKTSRTIVTREAFAAELERIRAAGYAEDDEEGEIGLRCIAAPIRKHGAVIAAIAISGPSLRVSKEKDVYHSRLVKECAESISRQLSLEGAVLRADE; the protein is encoded by the coding sequence GTGAAAAATGAAGTGGGCACATTGAAGAAGGGGCTGGATGTTTTCATGCTCATCCTCGAACGCCCGAATCTGTCCATTCAGGAAATCATTGATACGTTGAAGATTAACAGGAGTACGACCTATCGTCTGATCCACACGCTCGAACAGCAGCAATTCATCGCCAGAAACGCAAACAACCGGTACGAGGTAGCGGAATCGCTGAGAATCAAGCTGCTGGGCGAGAGAGTGGCGCCGTCTTTTGAAATGGATTGGATTGCGGTGCCGCAGCTCCTCGCGCTCAGCAAAAAGACGGACGAGACAGTCTTTTGCGGCGTGATCAGCGGGACGGAGATGGTCACCACCCATGTGATCGACGGCCATTACGCCGCTCGCACACATGCGAAGATAGGAGATCGCCATTCGCTGCATCACGACGCCATCGGCAAGTGCATCCTCGCCTTTCAGCCTGCAAAAAGGCAGGAGTGGGTGCTGGACCGTATCGAGCTGACGCCGAAAACGAGCCGGACCATTGTCACTCGCGAGGCTTTTGCCGCCGAGCTGGAGAGGATCAGAGCGGCGGGCTATGCGGAGGATGACGAGGAAGGCGAGATCGGCCTTCGCTGTATCGCCGCTCCCATCCGCAAGCACGGTGCGGTCATCGCCGCTATCGCCATCTCGGGTCCTTCCTTGCGCGTGAGCAAGGAAAAAGACGTCTACCATAGCCGACTCGTCAAAGAATGCGCAGAAAGCATCTCCCGCCAGCTTTCGCTGGAGGGTGCAGTCCTGCGGGCAGATGAGTAG
- the pckA gene encoding phosphoenolpyruvate carboxykinase (ATP): protein METNTVHKLADILATATVHNNLPVAKLVEMAVKRGEGVLTDKGALNALTGKFTGRSPKDKFVVDEASVHDKINWGPVNQPISPEKFQLLQQDVFEYLQGKELFVFDGFAGADQTYRLPIRVVNEYAWHNLFARQLFIRPSEEELANHEAEFTVVYAPNFKANPAVHGTNSETFIVLSFEHKTVLIGGTEYAGEMKKSIFSVMNFMLPERNVLSMHCSANVGQEGDVALFFGLSGTGKTTLSADPNRFLIGDDEHGWSDNGVFNIEGGCYAKCIKLSEEGEPQIWNAIQFGTVLENVDVDSDTRKADYDSDKYTENTRAAYPVDMISGAVIPGVAGQPNVIVFLTADSFGVLPPISKLTKEQAMYHFLSGYTSKMAGTERGITAPQTEFSTCFGAPFLPLHPVVYAEMLGKKIDERNVQVYLVNTGWTGGPVGVGSRMKLSYTRAMVTAALNGDLAKVNYETDATFGVQVPTTCPNVPAEVLLPRNTWADKEAYDKQAADLASRFIENFQKKFPNATDIAKAGPKA, encoded by the coding sequence ATGGAAACCAACACAGTTCACAAGCTTGCTGACATTCTGGCAACGGCTACGGTGCACAACAACCTGCCAGTTGCGAAGCTCGTAGAAATGGCAGTGAAGCGCGGCGAAGGGGTTTTGACCGACAAAGGGGCGCTCAATGCGCTGACAGGCAAGTTTACAGGCCGTTCGCCAAAGGACAAATTTGTGGTGGACGAAGCTTCCGTACACGATAAAATCAACTGGGGTCCCGTCAACCAACCAATCTCCCCGGAAAAATTCCAGCTGTTGCAGCAAGACGTGTTCGAATACCTGCAAGGAAAAGAACTGTTTGTGTTTGACGGCTTTGCTGGCGCGGATCAGACGTATCGGTTGCCGATCCGCGTCGTGAACGAATATGCTTGGCACAATCTGTTCGCCCGCCAGCTGTTCATCCGTCCGAGCGAAGAAGAACTGGCGAACCACGAAGCGGAATTCACCGTAGTATATGCACCGAACTTCAAAGCAAACCCGGCTGTTCACGGAACGAACTCTGAAACGTTCATCGTCCTGAGCTTCGAGCACAAAACCGTGTTGATCGGCGGTACCGAGTATGCGGGCGAAATGAAAAAATCGATCTTCAGCGTCATGAACTTCATGCTGCCTGAACGCAATGTCTTGTCCATGCACTGCTCGGCAAACGTCGGCCAAGAAGGGGACGTAGCCCTGTTCTTCGGCCTTTCCGGCACAGGAAAAACGACTCTGTCCGCTGACCCGAACCGCTTCCTGATCGGTGACGACGAGCACGGCTGGTCCGACAATGGCGTGTTCAATATCGAAGGCGGATGCTATGCAAAGTGCATCAAGCTCTCGGAAGAAGGCGAACCGCAAATCTGGAACGCGATTCAGTTCGGGACCGTTCTGGAAAACGTAGACGTAGACAGCGATACCCGCAAAGCAGACTACGACAGCGATAAGTATACGGAGAATACTCGTGCGGCATACCCGGTCGACATGATCTCGGGCGCCGTCATCCCAGGCGTAGCAGGGCAGCCAAATGTGATTGTCTTCCTGACCGCTGATTCGTTCGGCGTACTGCCTCCGATCTCCAAGCTGACCAAGGAACAGGCGATGTATCACTTCCTGTCCGGCTACACCAGCAAAATGGCAGGGACAGAGCGCGGCATCACCGCTCCGCAAACCGAGTTCTCCACCTGCTTCGGCGCACCGTTCCTGCCGCTGCACCCTGTAGTGTACGCGGAAATGCTCGGCAAGAAGATCGACGAGCGCAACGTCCAGGTCTACCTCGTAAACACGGGCTGGACTGGCGGCCCGGTGGGCGTAGGAAGCCGCATGAAGCTGTCCTACACGCGTGCCATGGTGACAGCAGCTTTGAACGGTGATTTGGCGAAGGTGAATTACGAGACAGATGCGACATTCGGCGTGCAAGTGCCGACGACTTGCCCGAATGTGCCTGCAGAAGTGCTGCTGCCGCGCAACACATGGGCAGACAAGGAAGCGTACGACAAGCAAGCTGCAGATTTGGCAAGCCGCTTCATCGAAAACTTCCAAAAGAAATTCCCGAATGCGACCGATATCGCAAAAGCGGGTCCGAAAGCGTAA